The Cloeon dipterum chromosome X, ieCloDipt1.1, whole genome shotgun sequence genome includes a window with the following:
- the LOC135945531 gene encoding uncharacterized protein LOC135945531 isoform X2, which translates to MEELTNRGMSVAPVGAGATIFMDNLDPDFITELLSQPIYVVSSQPDEKQEQQLASSGDTQIAVDAIPDVDEFVVRKNPKGAKKAHKRVFVNKKKTSRTARRASSASSSLSDDSMLNSSSPSPQSVQKKSAISSDERLKNTTVCRFQCKVCGLTRFLVLRGLLPQRVCECSSSAVFVPCWVRTGSSSSGGGLGRECVHCPRCSHFYSSSSHLRRHKCVKQHRAQQTEAIGLTGVFEMPCCPHCNECFIFDSQLATHKRREHRGETQ; encoded by the exons ATGGAAGAATTAACAAATCGCGGCATGAG tGTTGCGCCTGTTGGCGCGGGAGCTACAATCTTCATGGACAATTTGGACCCAGATTTTATCACAGAACTCTTGAGCCAGCCTATTTACGTCGTCTCCTCGCAGCCAGACGAAAAGCAGGAGCAACAGTTGGCATCCAGTGGTGATACCCAAATCGCCGTCGACGCCATTCCCGATGTGGACGAATTTGTCGTGCGGAAAAA CCCCAAGGGCGCCAAGAAAGCTCACAAGAGAGTGTTTGTgaacaagaagaaaactaGCAGAACAGCGCGGCGGGCGAGCTCGGCTAGTTCTTCGTTGAGTGACGACTCAATGCTCAACTCAAGTTCACCGTCGCCGCAGAGCGTTCAAAAAAA GAGTGCCATTTCCTCTGATGAACGTCTGAAGAACACTACCGTC TGTCGCTTCCAGTGCAAAGTGTGCGGCTTGACGCGCTTCTTGGTGCTGCGTGGCCTTCTACCCCAACGAGTGTGCGAGTGCTCCTCTTCGGCAGTCTTCGTGCCTTGCTGGGTTCGAACCGGGTCctccagcagcggcggcggcctcgGCCGAGAGTGCGTGCACTGCCCTCGCTGCTCTCACTTCTACTCCAGCAGCTCGCACCTCCGCAGACACAAATGCGTCAAACAg CACCGTGCCCAGCAGACCGAGGCAATTGGACTGACAGGAGTTTTCGAGATGCCCTGCTGCCCGCATTGCAACGAGTGCTTCATCTTCGACAGCCAGCTCGCCACCCACAAGAGACGGGAGCACCGCGGCGAAACTCAATAA
- the LOC135945531 gene encoding uncharacterized protein LOC135945531 isoform X1, which yields MEELTNRGMSVAPVGAGATIFMDNLDPDFITELLSQPIYVVSSQPDEKQEQQLASSGDTQIAVDAIPDVDEFVVRKKSSPKGAKKAHKRVFVNKKKTSRTARRASSASSSLSDDSMLNSSSPSPQSVQKKSAISSDERLKNTTVCRFQCKVCGLTRFLVLRGLLPQRVCECSSSAVFVPCWVRTGSSSSGGGLGRECVHCPRCSHFYSSSSHLRRHKCVKQHRAQQTEAIGLTGVFEMPCCPHCNECFIFDSQLATHKRREHRGETQ from the exons ATGGAAGAATTAACAAATCGCGGCATGAG tGTTGCGCCTGTTGGCGCGGGAGCTACAATCTTCATGGACAATTTGGACCCAGATTTTATCACAGAACTCTTGAGCCAGCCTATTTACGTCGTCTCCTCGCAGCCAGACGAAAAGCAGGAGCAACAGTTGGCATCCAGTGGTGATACCCAAATCGCCGTCGACGCCATTCCCGATGTGGACGAATTTGTCGTGCGGAAAAA GAGCAGCCCCAAGGGCGCCAAGAAAGCTCACAAGAGAGTGTTTGTgaacaagaagaaaactaGCAGAACAGCGCGGCGGGCGAGCTCGGCTAGTTCTTCGTTGAGTGACGACTCAATGCTCAACTCAAGTTCACCGTCGCCGCAGAGCGTTCAAAAAAA GAGTGCCATTTCCTCTGATGAACGTCTGAAGAACACTACCGTC TGTCGCTTCCAGTGCAAAGTGTGCGGCTTGACGCGCTTCTTGGTGCTGCGTGGCCTTCTACCCCAACGAGTGTGCGAGTGCTCCTCTTCGGCAGTCTTCGTGCCTTGCTGGGTTCGAACCGGGTCctccagcagcggcggcggcctcgGCCGAGAGTGCGTGCACTGCCCTCGCTGCTCTCACTTCTACTCCAGCAGCTCGCACCTCCGCAGACACAAATGCGTCAAACAg CACCGTGCCCAGCAGACCGAGGCAATTGGACTGACAGGAGTTTTCGAGATGCCCTGCTGCCCGCATTGCAACGAGTGCTTCATCTTCGACAGCCAGCTCGCCACCCACAAGAGACGGGAGCACCGCGGCGAAACTCAATAA